From the Candidatus Poribacteria bacterium genome, the window ACAGAAATGAGACGACGATATACCGGACAAGACCGAGTTCCTGTAAAAAACGGCTACTTTTATGCTTCCATAAGTAGAAAACGGGACCGACTGCGAAATAACCGGCAACCACCACGAACCCGAAAAAGTTCGCAGTAGCCGCGTCGCGGATGCCGAAAAGATATGACAAATTCACATTTGTCAGCGGAACGACAAGGTGTGGATCCCACGCTTCCCATGGCGCGAAGAAGTTCCATCCGGGACCTCTCAGGAAGGTCCCAACCACCATCAGAACTATCCATAAAATGATAAATCCGAAACAGAATACGGCGAGTGCGAAGGGACGTTCTTTTATTGTGTAATACCCCTTACCTTTGGGATTAATGTCAATGTAGGGGATCGCAATCAAACCGGCAATGATCAACCCTGGGAGCACGACACCTGCAATCCAGGGATCGAAGTAGACGAGCATCTCCTGCAGCGCAAGGAAATACCAGGGCGCTTTAGAAGGGTTCGGTGTCTTCGTCGGGTCGCTGGGTTCCTCAAGCGGGGCATCAATCATAATTGACCATACCCCGAGCACGAGCATCACGATAATAGCGCAAATAAACTCATTCCGACACAGATACGGCCACACGTAAACCTTATCGTTAAGAGCGGCATCCGAAGGGACACCTGTTTTATCAGTCTGGCGTGCCTGCCGGTATGAAAGATAGATGAAATAAGGTATCAAAAAGAGAATAGCAACAATGGGGACATTATCCGGCTTCGTCACCAGTGCTATAAAATGCTCCATATTCTTCTGCTCCTTTTCCGAAGTCACGCGATCACGATCATCGTGATGGCGTGCTTCCGCCGAAGATTAGATTCCTCGCTCGTGCGGATCCGACCTATACAAAAGACTCGCGTCTACCCTTCTCTATAGAGGTCCAGAGATACCACCGTCTTTACGGACCCGCCAGAAGTGCAAAGCCATCAAGACGCTTGCCAACAGCGGCACCGCAACGCAGTGTAAAATATAGAACCTCAATAACGTGGAGGGACCTACGATGGTGCCCGCCAGCAGTGCGAATCGGACATCGTTGGATTGTGTGATGTCTTGCGGGGCAAATGGACCCTCATGCCCCAAAACC encodes:
- a CDS encoding cytochrome C — encoded protein: MEHFIALVTKPDNVPIVAILFLIPYFIYLSYRQARQTDKTGVPSDAALNDKVYVWPYLCRNEFICAIIVMLVLGVWSIMIDAPLEEPSDPTKTPNPSKAPWYFLALQEMLVYFDPWIAGVVLPGLIIAGLIAIPYIDINPKGKGYYTIKERPFALAVFCFGFIILWIVLMVVGTFLRGPGWNFFAPWEAWDPHLVVPLTNVNLSYLFGIRDAATANFFGFVVVAGYFAVGPVFYLWKHKSSRFLQELGLVRYIVVSFLFLTMLALPIKMILRVALNVKYIWVSPWFNI